The sequence below is a genomic window from Longimicrobium sp..
GTAGAAGCGCAGCCGCGCCACGCCGATGAAGATGAGCGCCTGCAGCCACACCATCAGCAGCGGCATCACGTACACCGCGATCCGCCCGTCCGTCAGCCACCCGCCCACGATCCCCACGGGGAACACCACCGCCATCAGCCCCACCACCAGCAGCGTCGCCCGCCGCTCGCGCAGGCTGCGCCCCACGTGGGCGCCCAGCGAGCGCACCAGGATCCACGTCGCCACGCCCCACGCGCCCAGGTTCCACGCCTGCAGCGGCAGCTCCGCGTGGCGCCGCCCCACCGAGCGCAGGTCCACCGGCAGGAGCGCCAGCGCCAGGAGGAGCGCGCCCGCCGCCAGCCAGCGCGGGCGCCCCGACTCCCACAGCGCGAAGGCCAGGAAGAGCCCCGGCGCCAGGTGGATGGCCCCGCTCATCACGGGGTCCATCCGCTCCCACGCGCCCGTCGCGAAGGCCCACCCCTGCGCCGCCAGCCACACCGCGATCGAGCACCAGAAGAGCACGAACCACCGCACGGCGCTGCTCTTCGGGTTGAAGAGCAGCAGCAGGGCCGAGCCGAACACCGTCACGCCCAGCGCGAAGAAGGCGACGGCGGCCGCCAGGGGAGCGTTCGTCACAGGGTCAGCCCCAGGCCCAGCACCAGGGTGCGGTCGGCGAAGAAGGCGGGGACCGGGCGGCGCTCGGCGTACCCGGCGCCGTAGGTATAGCCCTGCACGTTCCCCCTGTCCAGCAGGTTCAGCATCTCCAGGTACACCACCCCCACCCCGGCGCGCATGGGGATGTAGCGCGTCACCCGCCCGTCCAGCCGCGCGTACGACGGCAGCCGCGCCCCGTTCGGCGCCCCGTAGACGGGGCCTCCGTCCGCCGCCGGCCCGACGACTTCCGTGAACGGCCGCCCGCTCGAGAGCCTGAGCGTGCTCCCCACCTCCCAGTTGTCGACGACGGAGAGCCGCGCGACGCCGGTGAGCGTGTGCCGCACGTCCACCGCCGAAGGCGCCTCGCGCCCGTCCTCCAGTTCCACGCGCCCGTCCAGGAACGAGTAGGTGATCCACCCGTTCAGCCGCCGCTGCCGCGACCAGCGCACCATGGCGTCCACGCCCGCCGCGCGCCCGCCCACCACCCGCGGCCCGGCGCCGGACTCCTGGTAGGCGCCGTACTCCTTCCAGAACGCCTCCACCTTGAGCGACGGCTCGCCGCCGCGCTCGGCGCCCACCACCAGGTGCGCGGCCTCCGTCGGCGTCCCCGAGGGCGAGCCCGCGTCGGGTACGGCGTAGCGCGTGCGCCAGCGCCCCTGGTGGAAGAGGCCGCCCGCCAGCCGCAGCGTCCACTCGTCGGCGCGCACCGCCAGCCCCAGCCGCGGGTCCATCGTCCACGCCCCCTCGCCCGGCAGGTGGTCGGCGCGCACGCCGGCCACCAGCGCGACGGACGAGCCCAGCGGCCGCTCCGCCTCCACGAAGGCGCCCGCGTGCCAGGCGTCGGCCGTCTCCAGCGTCTCGCGCGCGGGCGAGCCCGGCGCCAGGCGGTCCGTCGTGGGCACGGCGCCCTCCTGGCGCGCGTCCATCCAGGCGGCCTCGGCGCCCGCGCGGAGCCGCCCGCCGCCCCAGGCCAGGTCGCCCTCCACCCGCCCGCGGAGCCCACGGTCGGTCCGCTCGCGGTCCAGCACGCCGTAGCGGTAGCCGTTCTCGCGCACCGCCGCCGAGAGCGAGCCGCGCAGCCCCCACGCGCCGTCCGCGGAGACGGTGCGCCCGGAGAGCGCCACCAGGCGGTTCATCCCCTCGCTGCGGAAGGGGCCCCGCCAGCCGTACGCGTCCACCTCGCGCGCCGCGTGGTCGCCGTCGGCCATCGCCGTGAGGCGCAGCTCCGTCCCCGCGCGCGGCGTCCACACCGCGCCCAGCATCCCCTCCAGCGACCCCGGCGCCTCGGCGAACTCCTTCTCGCGGCCGTGCAGCGCCAGGAGCAGCGAGGCGTCGGTCATCCGCAGGCTCCCCCACGCGCCCGCCCGGCGGCCGAGCGGGAGGTCCACCGCCGTGCCCAGCTGAACCGTGTTGCCGTTCAGGCGCACCACGCGCGCCTCGGGGCGGCCGTTGGTCTCCAGGTCCAGCACGCCCGAGAGCGCGTCGCCGTAGCGCACCGAGAAGCCGCCGCTGGCGAAGTAGGCGCTGCGGAGCACCTGCGAGTCCAGGATGCCGAAGGCGGCCCCGTTCAGCGACTCGTAGCGCCCCGGGTACACCAGCCGCGCGCCGTCCACGAACACGGGAGATTCGGCCGGGTCGCCGCCGCGCACGTACAGGTCGCTCCCCTCGGCGGCGCGGGTGGCGCCGGGCATGGTCTGGAAGGCGTGCATCACGTCCGCCGTGCCGCCGGGCGTGGTGAGCACGTCCAGCCGGCGCAGCGAGGTGCCGCTGCGGGTGTCGTCCAGCCGGTTGCCGCCGTCGGCCACCACCGGCGCCAGCGTCAGCGCTCCCTCGCGCCGCCCCGCCGCGCTCACCTGTCCGTCGCCGGTCGGCTGCGTGGACGCAGCGCCGGACGCGGGCGCCGCCGCCGACCCCTCGCCGCGCCCGGCCAGCCGCTCGCGGAAGCGCGCGTCGGCGGGGAAGAGGCGGGCGCCGCGCTCCCAGATCGCCCGCGCGTCGGCTTCCCTGTTCTGCCGCCTGTAGAGGTCGCCCAGGAAGAGGTAGGGGAGCGCGAAGTGCGGCTCGGCGCGCTCGCCCTGCTGCGCCACCAGCGTCTCCAGGTGGCGGACGGCGTCGCCGGTGCGGCCCAGGAAGGCGGGCGTGTGGTAGTGGTTCATCGCCAGGGCGAAGCGCGCGCCCCAGTGCAGCGAGTCGAGCCGGAGCGCGTCCTCCAGCAGGGAGTTCGACTGCCCGATCAGCACGCCCTTCTGCATCATCTCCACGAACGGGATGCGGCAGCGCGACTTCACGCTCGCCATCCCCACCCGCGGCTCGGGGTCGCGCGGGGCGGCCTTCGACCACCGCTCGAACAGCTCCTCCGCGCGGTCGGCCGCCGTGCGCGCCTCCTGCTCGCGCCCGCCCTCGGCCGCCGCGATGCACGCCTGCAGCGCCGCCTGGGCCGCCGCGTGCTCGTCCTGCTGCGCGGCCGCCCGGCCGCCCGTCACCAGCAGCGCCCCCGCGAGCAGCGCCGCCATCGTATCGCGCATCGTCATCGTCGTCTCCGTCGGTCCTTCGTTCCCGTCGCCGTCGTGTCGACCGGGACGAAAGCAACCCGGGGGCCGGAGATGCCGGGCGCGCAAGTTGTTGATTCGAGGCTATTTACGGATTTCGACCGCGGCTCGGGGGTGC
It includes:
- a CDS encoding TonB-dependent receptor — translated: MTMRDTMAALLAGALLVTGGRAAAQQDEHAAAQAALQACIAAAEGGREQEARTAADRAEELFERWSKAAPRDPEPRVGMASVKSRCRIPFVEMMQKGVLIGQSNSLLEDALRLDSLHWGARFALAMNHYHTPAFLGRTGDAVRHLETLVAQQGERAEPHFALPYLFLGDLYRRQNREADARAIWERGARLFPADARFRERLAGRGEGSAAAPASGAASTQPTGDGQVSAAGRREGALTLAPVVADGGNRLDDTRSGTSLRRLDVLTTPGGTADVMHAFQTMPGATRAAEGSDLYVRGGDPAESPVFVDGARLVYPGRYESLNGAAFGILDSQVLRSAYFASGGFSVRYGDALSGVLDLETNGRPEARVVRLNGNTVQLGTAVDLPLGRRAGAWGSLRMTDASLLLALHGREKEFAEAPGSLEGMLGAVWTPRAGTELRLTAMADGDHAAREVDAYGWRGPFRSEGMNRLVALSGRTVSADGAWGLRGSLSAAVRENGYRYGVLDRERTDRGLRGRVEGDLAWGGGRLRAGAEAAWMDARQEGAVPTTDRLAPGSPARETLETADAWHAGAFVEAERPLGSSVALVAGVRADHLPGEGAWTMDPRLGLAVRADEWTLRLAGGLFHQGRWRTRYAVPDAGSPSGTPTEAAHLVVGAERGGEPSLKVEAFWKEYGAYQESGAGPRVVGGRAAGVDAMVRWSRQRRLNGWITYSFLDGRVELEDGREAPSAVDVRHTLTGVARLSVVDNWEVGSTLRLSSGRPFTEVVGPAADGGPVYGAPNGARLPSYARLDGRVTRYIPMRAGVGVVYLEMLNLLDRGNVQGYTYGAGYAERRPVPAFFADRTLVLGLGLTL